One segment of Polypterus senegalus isolate Bchr_013 chromosome 8, ASM1683550v1, whole genome shotgun sequence DNA contains the following:
- the LOC120534726 gene encoding gastrula zinc finger protein XlCGF7.1-like yields MTGNKPHCCSECGKQFSHRGTLGRHKKIHTEEKPYCSECGKQFTRLTSLHRHRKIHTGEKPYCCYECGKQFCDKITLQSHSRIHTAEKPYCCFECGKRFLRSDSLQCHIRTHTGEKPFCCSECGKQFCDRRNLQSHTRIHTGEKPYCCSDCGKQFSHSNNLQRHTKIHTGKKPYCCSECGKGFSQMGHLQRHIRIHTEDKFSK; encoded by the exons atgacag GGAACAAACCTcactgctgctctgaatgtggcaaacaattctctcaCAGGGGCACTCTTGgaagacacaaaaaaattcacacagaaGAGAAGCCGTACTGttcggaatgtggcaaacaattcacacgACTCACCAGTCTTCATAGACACAGAAaaattcacacgggagagaagccctattgctgctacgaatgtggcaaacaattctgtgACAAGATAACCCTTCAGAGCCACAGTAGGATCCACACTgcagagaagccgtattgctgtttcGAATGTGGGAAGCGATTCTTGCGAAGTGACAGTCTTCAGTGCCACATAAgaactcacactggagagaagccattttgctgctcggaatgtggcaaacaattctgcGACCGGAGGAATCTCCAGAGCCACACAaggattcacacaggagagaaaccgTATTGCTGTTCTGATTGTGGCAAACAGTTCTCGCATAGTAACAACCTACAGAGACACACAAAAATTCACACAGGGAAGAAGCCCtactgctgttcagaatgtggaaaAGGATTTTCCCAAATGGGCCACCTGCAGCGCCACATAAGAATTCATACTGAAGATAAATTctcaaaatag